A DNA window from Microcystis aeruginosa NIES-843 contains the following coding sequences:
- a CDS encoding glycosyltransferase — MDLMSITLVVRWLIGWGLMWRLPRLPDLSVVGSPKVSVLIPARNEESTLPNLLTALKQQTFKPYEIIVIDDQSADATPQIAEQAGVKVVQTSPLPTGWTGKNWALKTGYAASSGDILVFLDADTEPGEELLRRLVATVQHLGGLVSVQPYHRTERPYELLAVLFNLVGLMAVKLGARGGVAFGPAMATSKHDYERVGGHDAVAGYVVEDWFMAHIYESAGLPASAYIGHGQLDYRMYPGGLRDLVVGFDKNFATAAGEVSWLRMLAVVFWLSGLFWAAWCLPASLFGWPIVGNSSLLYNVLLYLAFAIQLAIIVWPVGSFGAIVFFFPIPVAFFIAVFLLAILNLERGQIEWKGRRISTRWQGE; from the coding sequence ATGGATCTGATGTCCATCACACTGGTGGTGCGCTGGCTAATAGGCTGGGGATTGATGTGGCGGTTGCCGCGACTTCCAGACCTTTCAGTCGTCGGTTCGCCTAAAGTCTCGGTCTTGATTCCGGCGAGGAATGAAGAGAGTACCCTCCCTAATTTGCTAACAGCCTTAAAGCAGCAAACATTCAAGCCCTACGAAATCATTGTCATCGATGACCAGTCCGCCGATGCTACCCCACAGATCGCCGAACAGGCCGGGGTGAAAGTAGTGCAGACTAGCCCTTTGCCCACAGGTTGGACAGGGAAAAACTGGGCACTCAAAACCGGATATGCAGCCTCATCTGGCGATATTCTCGTCTTTCTCGATGCCGACACTGAGCCAGGGGAGGAGCTGCTCCGCAGGCTGGTGGCAACTGTTCAACACTTAGGTGGTCTGGTCTCAGTTCAGCCCTATCACCGCACTGAACGCCCCTACGAACTGTTAGCGGTTCTGTTCAATCTCGTCGGCTTGATGGCCGTCAAACTGGGAGCAAGAGGTGGTGTGGCTTTTGGACCGGCTATGGCTACCAGCAAGCATGACTATGAGCGGGTCGGCGGCCACGACGCTGTGGCAGGATATGTTGTAGAAGACTGGTTCATGGCTCATATTTATGAGAGTGCGGGACTGCCAGCAAGTGCCTACATTGGTCATGGCCAACTGGACTATCGGATGTACCCCGGCGGGCTGCGGGACTTGGTTGTTGGTTTCGACAAAAACTTTGCAACGGCAGCAGGGGAAGTCTCTTGGCTGCGGATGCTGGCGGTTGTGTTCTGGCTTTCAGGGCTGTTCTGGGCGGCTTGGTGTCTGCCCGCATCCCTATTCGGCTGGCCGATTGTCGGGAATTCATCCTTACTATATAACGTACTGCTTTATCTTGCCTTCGCCATACAGTTAGCCATAATTGTATGGCCAGTGGGTTCATTCGGAGCAATCGTCTTTTTCTTCCCCATTCCGGTTGCCTTCTTCATTGCAGTGTTCCTGCTGGCAATTCTGAATCTCGAACGTGGTCAAATCGAATGGAAAGGACGAAGGATAAGTACCCGATGGCAAGGTGAATGA
- a CDS encoding Thivi_2564 family membrane protein, producing the protein MDLVQFVVVIIVVGVLLWLVNNYIPMDSKIKQILNIVVVIALVLWILKVFGLLSFLKGIRIGR; encoded by the coding sequence ATGGATCTGGTACAGTTTGTGGTAGTTATCATCGTGGTTGGGGTTCTATTGTGGCTCGTGAACAACTACATTCCGATGGACAGCAAGATCAAGCAAATCCTGAACATTGTGGTTGTCATCGCCCTCGTTTTGTGGATTCTTAAGGTGTTCGGATTGCTGAGTTTTCTCAAGGGAATTCGTATCGGTAGGTGA
- a CDS encoding MgtC/SapB family protein codes for MWQVIWNTVLSEFSEITDVAQIIRIILRFLLAAILGGLLGYDREIKGKAAGLRTHMLVSFGAALFVLIPQQSGASIADLTRVLQGLIAGVGFLGAGSIIIGRHQEEAKGMTTAAGIWLTAAIGVAAGMGREATAILSTLLALGILSLIPKVERLFERRGRGS; via the coding sequence GTGTGGCAAGTGATATGGAATACTGTGCTATCGGAATTCTCCGAGATCACCGATGTGGCTCAAATTATCCGCATCATTTTACGCTTCCTGCTTGCGGCGATCCTTGGTGGTCTACTGGGGTACGATCGGGAGATCAAGGGCAAGGCGGCAGGGTTGCGAACGCATATGCTGGTTTCTTTCGGGGCAGCACTCTTCGTCCTCATTCCTCAACAATCTGGGGCATCGATCGCAGATTTAACTCGTGTGTTGCAGGGCTTGATCGCTGGGGTGGGATTCCTTGGGGCCGGATCGATCATTATAGGAAGGCACCAAGAGGAGGCTAAGGGGATGACCACGGCGGCGGGCATATGGCTAACGGCGGCCATCGGCGTAGCGGCTGGGATGGGGCGAGAAGCGACGGCCATTCTCAGCACTCTCTTAGCCTTGGGAATCTTATCCTTAATTCCCAAGGTCGAACGGTTGTTTGAACGCCGTGGAAGGGGGAGTTAA